The Populus trichocarpa isolate Nisqually-1 chromosome 2, P.trichocarpa_v4.1, whole genome shotgun sequence genome has a window encoding:
- the LOC7483752 gene encoding protein NRT1/ PTR FAMILY 4.5 isoform X2, whose protein sequence is MDVSRDIKVEPKRERRRGGNRAALFVFAAEGLENMAFVSMAVSLVTYFYGYMNFSLTKSATTLTNFMGTSFLVALFGGFICDTYMTRFKACVLFGCVEFMGYGLLTVQAHFHHLRPSPCKGVSPDQCEGADGSQAAILFAGLYLIAFGTSGVKASLPSLGADQFDENDPKEASQLSSFFNWFLFSITIGAILGVTIIVWISTNQGWDLGFGVCAIAVLLAIIFASMGKSLYRNNVPKGSPLTSFAQVFVAAIRNRGLPIPEKAEELHEIHNKDAGVKREILPWTDQFRFLDRAAIAKTTNDASTSISHRPWRLCTVTQVEETKILIRMLPIILSTVFMNTCLAQLQTFSVQQSITMDTRVFGFQVPGPSLPVIPLLFMFVLIPIYERVFVPLARKITGIPTGIRQLQRVGVGLVLSAISMAVAGIVETSRKSVAVEHNMVDSTEPLPMSFLWLGFQYAIFGAADMFTLVGLLEFFYAESSAGMKSLSTAISWCSLAFGYFSSTVVVEVVNKVTGGWLANNNLNRDKLNYFYWLLAGISIVNFGVYLACASWYRYKKGGEVNQIENGGGGDAKGKAQMV, encoded by the exons ATG GACGTCTCCAGAGATATTAAAGTCGAACCCAAGCGAGAAAGAAGGCGAGGAGGAAACAGAGCGGCACTGTTTGTGTTCG CTGCGGAGGGACTAGAGAACATGGCATTCGTCTCTATGGCCGTCAGCCTGGTGACTTATTTCTATGGGTACATGAACTTCAGCTTAACAAAATCTGCCACAACACTTACCAACTTCATGGGTACTTCATTTTTAGTGGCGCTGTTTGGAGGGTTCATTTGCGACACCTATATGACAAGATTCAAGGCTTGTGTCTTGTTTGGATGCGTGGAGTTTATG GGATATGGCCTCCTAACAGTCCAAGCTCACTTCCACCATCTAAGACCAAGTCCTTGCAAAGGTGTTTCACCAGACCAATGTGAGGGTGCAGATGGGAGCCAAGCTGCAATACTTTTCGCCGGTCTGTACCTTATTGCGTTTGGTACTAGTGGTGTCAAAGCTTCTTTGCCATCATTAGGAGCTGATCAATTCGACGAGAATGACCCTAAGGAGGCATCTCAATTGTCTAGTTTTTTCAACTGGTTCTTGTTTAGCATCACCATTGGAGCTATACTAGGAGTCACGATTATTGTATGGATAAGTACTAACCAAGGGTGGGATTTGGGTTTTGGTGTGTGTGCTATAGCAGTCCTTCTTGCTATTATCTTTGCAAGCATGGGCAAGTCCTTGTATCGCAACAATGTGCCCAAGGGAAGCCCCCTCACAAGCTTTGCGCAG GTATTTGTGGCTGCAATCCGGAACCGAGGCCTTCCAATTCCAGAGAAGGCAGAAGAATTGCATGAAATTCATAACAAAGATGCAGGGGTGAAACGAGAAATTCTTCCATGGACTGACCAATTCAG GTTCTTGGACCGGGCAGCAATCGCAAAGACTACTAACGATGCGTCAACATCAATCAGCCATCGACCCTGGAGGCTATGCACAGTGACACAAGTTGAAGAAACAAAGATCCTAATCCGCATGCTTCCAATTATACTTAGCACTGTTTTCATGAACACATGCTTGGCTCAGCTCCAGACTTTTTCGGTCCAACAGAGCATCACAATGGACACACGTGTGTTTGGCTTCCAAGTGCCTGGCCCCTCACTACCAGTAATCCCCCTGCTATTCATGTTTGTTCTAATCCCCATATACGAACGCGTTTTCGTACCTCTTGCTCGAAAAATCACAGGGATTCCAACTGGAATTCGACAGCTCCAGCGCGTTGGAGTCGGTCTAGTGCTCTCAGCAATCTCCATGGCAGTTGCTGGAATTGTGGAAACAAGTCGCAAATCGGTGGCTGTTGAACACAACATGGTTGACTCAACTGAGCCGTTGCCAATGAGTTTCTTATGGCTTGGGTTCCAATATGCCATTTTTGGAGCAGCTGATATGTTCACATTGGTTGGGCTGCTAGAATTTTTCTACGCAGAGAGCTCGGCTGGTATGAAATCGCTGAGCACAGCAATCTCATGGTGTTCACTGGCATTTGGCTACTTCTCGAGCACTGTGGTGGTAGAGGTGGTAAACAAAGTTACTGGTGGATGGCTGGCTAATAACAATTTGAATAGAGACAAGTTGAACTACTTTTACTGGCTATTAGCAGGGATAAGCATAGTGAATTTTGGAGTTTACTTGGCTTGTGCATCTTGGTATAGATATAAGAAAGGGGGGGAAGTGAATCAAATAGAAAACGGTGGTGGGGGCGATGCCAAGGGAAAAGCTCAGATGGTATGA
- the LOC7483752 gene encoding protein NRT1/ PTR FAMILY 4.5 isoform X1, giving the protein MVLSAELFQDVSRDIKVEPKRERRRGGNRAALFVFAAEGLENMAFVSMAVSLVTYFYGYMNFSLTKSATTLTNFMGTSFLVALFGGFICDTYMTRFKACVLFGCVEFMGYGLLTVQAHFHHLRPSPCKGVSPDQCEGADGSQAAILFAGLYLIAFGTSGVKASLPSLGADQFDENDPKEASQLSSFFNWFLFSITIGAILGVTIIVWISTNQGWDLGFGVCAIAVLLAIIFASMGKSLYRNNVPKGSPLTSFAQVFVAAIRNRGLPIPEKAEELHEIHNKDAGVKREILPWTDQFRFLDRAAIAKTTNDASTSISHRPWRLCTVTQVEETKILIRMLPIILSTVFMNTCLAQLQTFSVQQSITMDTRVFGFQVPGPSLPVIPLLFMFVLIPIYERVFVPLARKITGIPTGIRQLQRVGVGLVLSAISMAVAGIVETSRKSVAVEHNMVDSTEPLPMSFLWLGFQYAIFGAADMFTLVGLLEFFYAESSAGMKSLSTAISWCSLAFGYFSSTVVVEVVNKVTGGWLANNNLNRDKLNYFYWLLAGISIVNFGVYLACASWYRYKKGGEVNQIENGGGGDAKGKAQMV; this is encoded by the exons ATGGTATTGTCTGCTGAATTATTTCAA GACGTCTCCAGAGATATTAAAGTCGAACCCAAGCGAGAAAGAAGGCGAGGAGGAAACAGAGCGGCACTGTTTGTGTTCG CTGCGGAGGGACTAGAGAACATGGCATTCGTCTCTATGGCCGTCAGCCTGGTGACTTATTTCTATGGGTACATGAACTTCAGCTTAACAAAATCTGCCACAACACTTACCAACTTCATGGGTACTTCATTTTTAGTGGCGCTGTTTGGAGGGTTCATTTGCGACACCTATATGACAAGATTCAAGGCTTGTGTCTTGTTTGGATGCGTGGAGTTTATG GGATATGGCCTCCTAACAGTCCAAGCTCACTTCCACCATCTAAGACCAAGTCCTTGCAAAGGTGTTTCACCAGACCAATGTGAGGGTGCAGATGGGAGCCAAGCTGCAATACTTTTCGCCGGTCTGTACCTTATTGCGTTTGGTACTAGTGGTGTCAAAGCTTCTTTGCCATCATTAGGAGCTGATCAATTCGACGAGAATGACCCTAAGGAGGCATCTCAATTGTCTAGTTTTTTCAACTGGTTCTTGTTTAGCATCACCATTGGAGCTATACTAGGAGTCACGATTATTGTATGGATAAGTACTAACCAAGGGTGGGATTTGGGTTTTGGTGTGTGTGCTATAGCAGTCCTTCTTGCTATTATCTTTGCAAGCATGGGCAAGTCCTTGTATCGCAACAATGTGCCCAAGGGAAGCCCCCTCACAAGCTTTGCGCAG GTATTTGTGGCTGCAATCCGGAACCGAGGCCTTCCAATTCCAGAGAAGGCAGAAGAATTGCATGAAATTCATAACAAAGATGCAGGGGTGAAACGAGAAATTCTTCCATGGACTGACCAATTCAG GTTCTTGGACCGGGCAGCAATCGCAAAGACTACTAACGATGCGTCAACATCAATCAGCCATCGACCCTGGAGGCTATGCACAGTGACACAAGTTGAAGAAACAAAGATCCTAATCCGCATGCTTCCAATTATACTTAGCACTGTTTTCATGAACACATGCTTGGCTCAGCTCCAGACTTTTTCGGTCCAACAGAGCATCACAATGGACACACGTGTGTTTGGCTTCCAAGTGCCTGGCCCCTCACTACCAGTAATCCCCCTGCTATTCATGTTTGTTCTAATCCCCATATACGAACGCGTTTTCGTACCTCTTGCTCGAAAAATCACAGGGATTCCAACTGGAATTCGACAGCTCCAGCGCGTTGGAGTCGGTCTAGTGCTCTCAGCAATCTCCATGGCAGTTGCTGGAATTGTGGAAACAAGTCGCAAATCGGTGGCTGTTGAACACAACATGGTTGACTCAACTGAGCCGTTGCCAATGAGTTTCTTATGGCTTGGGTTCCAATATGCCATTTTTGGAGCAGCTGATATGTTCACATTGGTTGGGCTGCTAGAATTTTTCTACGCAGAGAGCTCGGCTGGTATGAAATCGCTGAGCACAGCAATCTCATGGTGTTCACTGGCATTTGGCTACTTCTCGAGCACTGTGGTGGTAGAGGTGGTAAACAAAGTTACTGGTGGATGGCTGGCTAATAACAATTTGAATAGAGACAAGTTGAACTACTTTTACTGGCTATTAGCAGGGATAAGCATAGTGAATTTTGGAGTTTACTTGGCTTGTGCATCTTGGTATAGATATAAGAAAGGGGGGGAAGTGAATCAAATAGAAAACGGTGGTGGGGGCGATGCCAAGGGAAAAGCTCAGATGGTATGA
- the LOC7462904 gene encoding dof zinc finger protein DOF1.6, translated as MPSEISQTHPNEAQNTMGTAPPPPKTTEPLPCPRCNSTITKFCYFNNYNLSQPRYFCKSCRRYWTKGGTLRDVPVGGGSRKNSKRSRSSSNNSSPSTSSSNSTASNPATLTAFTAIHEPESIPVVVSSTTDSGAAAVKTEMPAGINLNEGLAENGNFISLISSNDQHGFNSLGGYGYGSGFGLGPCEVGLGFGARGFWSFPGMENVSVNGGTIGGCTSGCNTWQLQGDHVEGGGSQGGFAADGENYFGSWPGLVISAPAEKGLN; from the coding sequence ATGCCATCAGAAATAAGCCAGACACACCCAAACGAAGCCCAAAACACCATGGGGACTGCACCCCCACCACCAAAAACGACTGAGCCACTGCCCTGTCCAAGGTGTAACTCCACCATCACCAAGTTTTGCTACTTCAACAACTATAACCTCTCTCAACCTCGCTATTTCTGCAAGTCATGCCGACGTTACTGGACAAAAGGTGGGACCCTCCGTGATGTGCCTGTTGGTGGTGGTTCACGCAAGAACTCCAAGCGCTCTCGCTCATCTTCTAATAATTCTTCACCATCTACCTCATCTTCCAACTCCACTGCCTCAAATCCTGCAACTTTGACTGCTTTTACCGCCATCCATGAGCCCGAATCAATACCCGTGGTTGTATCCTCGACTACAGACTCTGGTGCAGCTGCTGTGAAGACTGAGATGCCAGCGGGCATAAATCTGAATGAGGGGTTGGCTGAAAATGGAAACTTCATCTCGCTTATAAGCTCTAATGATCAACATGGGTTCAATAGTCTTGGCGGGTACGGTTACGGATCAGGATTTGGACTGGGGCCTTGTGAAGTGGGTCTTGGATTTGGTGCAAGAGGGTTTTGGTCCTTTCCTGGAATGGAAAATGTTTCTGTTAATGGTGGAACCATAGGGGGTTGTACTTCTGGGTGCAATACTTGGCAGCTGCAGGGTGATCATGTTGAAGGAGGGGGTAGTCAAGGTGGGTTTGCAGCTGATGGTGAGAATTACTTTGGTTCTTGGCCTGGTCTTGTTATTTCTGCTCCAGCAGAGAAAGGTTTGAACTGA